Proteins encoded within one genomic window of Actinomycetota bacterium:
- a CDS encoding metallophosphoesterase — translation MSIYVVSDLHGAVDALRKAVPEGSTLLLLGDLVNFLDYISMTGILTEVFPIEAVQRVVDLRTAGEVEEARRVMRERSAGREDEVRAEIGRRVEAQYRAVFEALVDPTYLILGNVDNPALAGSLAAVSPGVHLVDGEVVALEGERFGFVGGALPTPLHVAGEVSEEDMAAAIERLGDVDVLCSHIPPSIPELCYDTVAGKHERGSEGLLRYIEDVQPRRAYFGHVHQPLVSALHVGRTLCINVGYFRSTQRAWRHACD, via the coding sequence AAGGCCGTGCCGGAGGGGTCGACCTTGCTGCTGCTCGGCGACCTGGTGAACTTCCTCGACTACATCTCGATGACCGGCATCCTGACGGAGGTGTTTCCGATCGAGGCCGTGCAGCGGGTCGTCGATCTGCGCACGGCAGGCGAGGTCGAGGAGGCCCGCCGCGTCATGAGGGAGCGCTCCGCCGGGCGCGAGGACGAGGTGCGTGCGGAGATCGGCCGACGCGTCGAAGCGCAGTACCGGGCGGTCTTCGAGGCGCTGGTGGATCCCACGTACCTGATCCTCGGCAACGTCGACAATCCCGCGCTCGCGGGCTCCCTGGCGGCGGTGTCACCCGGCGTCCACCTGGTCGACGGCGAGGTGGTCGCGCTCGAGGGAGAGCGGTTCGGGTTCGTCGGAGGAGCGCTTCCGACGCCTCTGCACGTTGCAGGGGAGGTGTCGGAGGAAGATATGGCGGCCGCGATAGAGCGTCTCGGTGACGTGGATGTCCTGTGCTCGCACATACCTCCGTCTATCCCGGAGCTCTGCTACGACACGGTCGCCGGCAAGCACGAGCGGGGGAGCGAGGGACTGCTGCGCTATATCGAAGACGTGCAGCCACGGCGCGCGTACTTCGGGCACGTTCATCAGCCTCTGGTGTCCGCGTTGCATGTCGGGCGCACGCTGTGTATCAACGTCGGCTACTTCCGCTCGACACAGCGCGCCTGGCGCCACGCCTGCGACTGA
- a CDS encoding SRPBCC family protein, whose translation MAETVKDSIDIDATAEEIFEVATDFEAYPDWNPNIKKVEIRKTDSKGRATEVWFEVDAKVKKVQYTLKYSYTGAPKKFSWKLMDGDVKELSGSYEFDEFEDVTDVSYETSIDPGFKIPSMLKRQGERQLVRAALHDLKKRVESR comes from the coding sequence GTGGCAGAGACCGTGAAGGACTCGATCGACATCGACGCGACGGCCGAAGAGATCTTCGAGGTCGCGACCGACTTCGAAGCGTATCCGGACTGGAACCCGAACATCAAGAAAGTGGAGATAAGGAAAACGGACTCGAAGGGTCGCGCGACGGAGGTGTGGTTCGAGGTCGACGCGAAGGTCAAGAAGGTGCAATACACGCTGAAGTACAGCTACACAGGAGCCCCGAAGAAGTTCTCGTGGAAGCTCATGGATGGCGACGTGAAAGAGCTGAGCGGGTCGTATGAGTTCGACGAGTTCGAAGACGTGACCGACGTGAGCTACGAGACGTCGATCGACCCGGGCTTCAAGATCCCGAGCATGTTGAAGCGTCAGGGAGAGAGGCAGCTGGTGAGGGCCGCGCTGCACGACCTCAAGAAGCGCGTCGAGTCCCGCTAG
- a CDS encoding ROK family protein: MSIVIGIDVGGTTTKGALVDGSGRVSERVEWPTEDRAATKSIIRVAESLSSRALELGEGVAGLGVGAAGFIDHAAGCVTFSPNLVYDDPHIRSAVQTRVEVPVFVDNDANAAAWGERAFGAAHGLDHVALLTLGTGIGSGFIVDGRLIRGSTGAGAEFGHTVVDPSGPRCPCGLRGCLEQLASGGAIGRMGREAALQDPDTKMIDLAGSAEEIEGEHVAAAASVHDEAAVRVLRRAGRALAVGLSNIVNIFDPQIIVLGGSAVSAGEPYLGAARDGLAEMMSAQRRRPVRLDVAGLGNDAGIVGAAALALAGLTEEET, translated from the coding sequence ATGAGCATCGTCATCGGGATCGACGTCGGCGGCACCACGACGAAAGGCGCCCTGGTCGACGGAAGCGGCCGCGTGTCCGAGCGGGTCGAGTGGCCGACGGAAGATCGCGCTGCGACCAAGAGCATCATCCGGGTTGCCGAGTCACTCTCGTCGCGCGCACTCGAGCTCGGGGAAGGCGTAGCCGGCCTAGGGGTGGGAGCCGCGGGTTTCATCGACCACGCCGCAGGGTGCGTGACGTTCTCGCCGAACCTCGTCTATGACGATCCGCACATCCGGAGCGCGGTGCAGACGAGGGTGGAGGTTCCTGTCTTCGTAGACAACGATGCGAACGCGGCTGCGTGGGGCGAGCGCGCCTTCGGAGCTGCGCACGGGCTGGACCACGTCGCACTGTTGACGCTGGGCACGGGCATCGGCAGCGGATTCATCGTCGACGGGCGTCTGATCCGGGGTTCGACCGGTGCGGGAGCCGAATTCGGCCACACCGTCGTCGACCCGTCGGGCCCGCGGTGTCCATGCGGGCTCCGGGGGTGTCTCGAGCAACTGGCTTCTGGCGGCGCCATCGGTCGTATGGGGCGGGAGGCTGCGTTGCAAGATCCCGATACGAAGATGATCGACCTCGCCGGCTCTGCCGAAGAGATCGAGGGCGAGCACGTTGCCGCCGCCGCTTCGGTTCATGACGAGGCCGCCGTGCGCGTGCTGCGTCGCGCTGGTCGCGCCCTCGCGGTGGGTCTTTCGAACATCGTGAACATCTTCGACCCACAGATCATCGTCCTCGGCGGGAGCGCCGTCTCCGCGGGCGAGCCTTACCTTGGTGCGGCGCGCGACGGCTTGGCAGAGATGATGAGCGCGCAGCGCCGCCGCCCGGTACGGCTGGACGTGGCGGGGCTGGGCAACGACGCCGGCATCGTCGGTGCGGCTGCTCTCGCTTTGGCGGGGCTGACAGAGGAGGAGACCTGA
- a CDS encoding YkvA family protein, which yields MTDDTSGTDLATTTPASAASPAAPTDLKEYLLLLPRLLKLVWRLARDPRVPARTKATLFLLGGYLWSPIEMIPDFIPGIGQLDDIAVLAFVLDQMLNRLPEEIVREHWDGDEDILQVVKEILDIATAFVPGWLRNRFGS from the coding sequence ATGACCGATGACACCAGCGGAACCGACCTGGCGACCACGACTCCCGCGTCGGCAGCGAGTCCGGCGGCTCCAACCGACCTGAAGGAGTACCTGCTTCTGCTTCCGCGGTTGCTGAAGCTCGTGTGGCGCCTGGCGCGCGATCCCCGCGTTCCCGCGCGTACGAAGGCCACGCTGTTCCTGCTAGGCGGTTATCTGTGGTCTCCGATCGAGATGATCCCGGACTTCATCCCCGGGATCGGGCAGCTCGACGACATCGCGGTCCTCGCGTTCGTCCTCGATCAGATGCTCAACCGTCTCCCGGAGGAGATAGTGCGCGAGCACTGGGACGGCGACGAGGACATCCTTCAGGTGGTCAAGGAGATCCTCGACATCGCCACCGCGTTCGTCCCGGGGTGGTTGAGGAACCGTTTCGGCAGCTAG
- a CDS encoding LLM class flavin-dependent oxidoreductase produces MTDVLVGVTLPQFTDDRARFADGAQRAEALGFDSIWLFDHLWPLSGNKDRPILEAWTSLAWIAEATERVAIGTLVTRSSLRNPALLVHMAKTVAAIAPRRLIIGIGSGDHMSRAENEAFGIPYWAGADRLAQFEEVLALLRTELAASGVQLWVAGRSDDALDLAARYGDAWNGWGGNPDSFARDATTVVSYAGERPVELTWGGVMKEQTPEAAAEELSGFVRAGARHLVCTYARAWRSGVYETLAEEIRPRIHRDQRSVS; encoded by the coding sequence GTGACCGACGTGCTGGTGGGCGTCACGCTGCCGCAGTTCACCGACGATCGCGCCCGCTTCGCGGACGGTGCGCAGCGTGCGGAGGCACTCGGGTTCGATTCGATCTGGCTGTTCGATCACCTCTGGCCGCTGTCGGGCAACAAGGACCGTCCGATCCTGGAAGCGTGGACGTCGCTCGCGTGGATAGCCGAGGCGACGGAGCGCGTGGCCATCGGAACGCTCGTGACGCGCTCGTCTCTCAGGAACCCCGCCCTTCTGGTCCACATGGCAAAGACCGTGGCTGCCATAGCGCCGCGCCGACTGATCATCGGGATCGGCAGCGGCGACCACATGAGCCGCGCCGAGAACGAGGCGTTCGGCATCCCGTACTGGGCCGGGGCGGATCGCCTGGCTCAGTTCGAAGAGGTCCTGGCTCTCCTGCGAACCGAGCTAGCGGCATCCGGCGTCCAGCTCTGGGTTGCGGGGCGTTCCGATGACGCTTTAGACCTCGCGGCGCGCTACGGCGACGCCTGGAATGGGTGGGGAGGCAATCCCGACTCGTTCGCTCGCGATGCGACCACGGTGGTGTCGTACGCGGGCGAGCGGCCGGTGGAGCTCACCTGGGGCGGGGTTATGAAGGAGCAGACCCCCGAAGCCGCCGCCGAGGAGCTGTCGGGTTTCGTCCGGGCCGGCGCCAGGCATCTCGTCTGTACCTACGCTCGGGCGTGGCGGTCCGGGGTCTACGAGACGCTGGCGGAAGAGATCCGGCCGCGGATACACCGCGACCAGCGGAGCGTTTCATGA
- a CDS encoding histidine phosphatase family protein, protein MTRVFLVRHGATEWNAEKRAQGQADVPLNDKGRLQALDAAKQLSGFGVRAVYTSDLQRAVDTAKPIADVIGLAVVTDPAFREIDQGDWTGLSVDEIARRWPRLWGTARHYSARPGGESPDQVRSRAMGGLEKAVRANPDGPIVVVSHGGTIRWMCAEALGYDDRSSARLRGVGNGGIVSMNAEMRDGKLAVWGLERLDGATPDLDDPND, encoded by the coding sequence ATGACGCGCGTGTTCCTGGTCCGTCATGGCGCGACCGAGTGGAACGCCGAAAAGCGTGCCCAGGGACAAGCCGACGTCCCGCTGAACGACAAGGGACGGCTGCAGGCGCTGGATGCGGCGAAGCAACTGAGCGGCTTCGGCGTCCGGGCTGTGTACACGAGCGATCTGCAGCGCGCAGTGGACACCGCCAAGCCGATCGCCGACGTCATCGGGTTGGCCGTGGTGACCGACCCCGCCTTCCGCGAGATCGATCAAGGCGACTGGACAGGGTTGTCCGTCGATGAGATCGCGCGAAGGTGGCCGCGGTTGTGGGGGACCGCCCGCCACTACAGCGCGCGCCCGGGCGGCGAGTCGCCGGATCAGGTGCGATCGCGGGCTATGGGTGGACTGGAGAAGGCGGTCCGCGCGAACCCGGACGGCCCCATCGTCGTCGTGAGCCACGGAGGGACGATCAGGTGGATGTGCGCGGAAGCCCTGGGCTACGACGACCGGAGCTCCGCTCGGCTGCGCGGCGTCGGCAACGGCGGCATCGTATCGATGAACGCCGAGATGCGAGATGGGAAGCTGGCCGTGTGGGGACTGGAGCGCCTGGACGGCGCGACGCCCGACCTAGACGACCCGAACGACTGA
- a CDS encoding trypsin-like peptidase domain-containing protein, with the protein MEALDAYSQTVVAVARRLGPAVASLAVFHHTRRGPASGSGSAVAVASDGFLLTSAHVVAGTEHGSATFWDGMETPFDVVGVDPLSDLAVIRTVARDLESAPLGDASDLVVGQLVVALGNPMGLSGSVTAGVVSALGRSFPTRASSASRVVENVIQTDAALNPGNSGGALADGAARVVGINTAVAGNGLGLAVPINEVTRRIVGALMQEGRFRRAYLGIAGGHRPLPPRVATATGRSHGIELVEIVPDSPAERAGLRPGDLILDLDGSAVEDAADLQRRMIDTAIGRPVELRIFRDGRVLSVGATPEELKV; encoded by the coding sequence GTGGAGGCTCTGGACGCGTACTCGCAAACGGTGGTTGCCGTCGCCCGGCGTCTGGGGCCGGCGGTCGCAAGCCTGGCCGTTTTTCACCACACCCGGCGCGGCCCCGCATCCGGTAGCGGGTCCGCGGTCGCCGTCGCTTCCGACGGCTTCCTCCTCACTTCCGCCCACGTGGTCGCCGGGACCGAGCATGGGTCCGCCACGTTCTGGGACGGGATGGAGACGCCTTTCGACGTGGTCGGGGTCGATCCACTGTCCGACCTGGCCGTGATCCGCACCGTGGCCCGCGACCTCGAGTCCGCGCCTCTCGGCGATGCGAGCGACCTGGTGGTCGGTCAGCTCGTCGTTGCGCTCGGGAACCCGATGGGCCTGTCGGGCTCGGTGACCGCGGGCGTCGTCAGCGCGCTTGGCCGCTCCTTCCCCACCCGCGCGAGCAGCGCCAGCCGGGTCGTGGAGAACGTCATCCAGACCGATGCGGCGTTGAATCCCGGGAACTCGGGAGGAGCACTGGCCGACGGAGCCGCGCGGGTGGTCGGTATCAACACGGCGGTGGCAGGAAACGGCCTGGGCCTTGCGGTGCCCATCAACGAAGTGACCCGCAGGATCGTCGGAGCGCTCATGCAGGAGGGCCGCTTCCGCCGCGCCTACCTCGGGATCGCCGGAGGGCATCGACCGTTGCCGCCGCGCGTCGCGACCGCGACAGGGAGGAGCCACGGCATCGAGCTGGTCGAGATCGTTCCGGACAGTCCGGCAGAACGAGCCGGGCTACGCCCGGGCGACCTCATCCTCGACCTCGACGGGTCTGCGGTCGAGGATGCCGCGGACCTGCAACGCCGGATGATCGACACCGCGATCGGGCGCCCCGTGGAGCTGCGCATCTTCAGGGATGGACGCGTTCTCTCGGTAGGGGCAACCCCGGAGGAGCTGAAGGTTTAG
- a CDS encoding aminotransferase class I/II-fold pyridoxal phosphate-dependent enzyme encodes MDFRRIDRFPPYVFSIVNDLKMRARRNGEDVIDLGMGNPDIPTPDAVVDKLKEASENPRNHRYSASKGIPKLRRAICDHYERSWGVDLDPETEAVATIGAKEGLSHLAWVLLEPGDSVMVPEPTYPIHTYSMILSGANVMSVPLSFGSDFFSDMVAAYERSQPKPRVLLCSFPHNPTTAVVDLDFFAQLVEFAKQRQMVIVHDLAYADLVFGEERAPSLLQVPGAKDVGIEFFSMSKSYSMAGWRLAFAVGNAELVGALTKLKSYLDYGVFQPIQIAGIIALNECTEVPKQIREIYLSRRDALCDGLDRIGWSMMRPPATMFAWAEIPEPFRAMGSLEFSKYLVREARVAVSPGVGFGQLGDNYVRFALVENEQRIRQAVRGIRRALEQGPPS; translated from the coding sequence ATGGACTTCAGGCGCATCGACCGATTCCCGCCGTACGTCTTCTCGATCGTGAACGACCTGAAGATGCGCGCCCGGCGCAACGGCGAGGACGTGATCGACCTCGGCATGGGCAACCCCGACATCCCCACACCGGACGCGGTCGTCGACAAGCTGAAGGAGGCGTCGGAGAACCCGCGCAACCATCGCTACTCCGCGTCTAAGGGGATCCCGAAGCTTCGGCGGGCCATCTGCGACCACTACGAACGGTCCTGGGGGGTCGACCTGGATCCTGAGACGGAGGCGGTCGCCACGATCGGTGCCAAGGAAGGGCTCTCCCACCTGGCCTGGGTCCTGCTGGAGCCGGGGGACTCGGTGATGGTTCCGGAGCCGACGTATCCGATCCACACCTACTCGATGATCCTCTCCGGCGCGAACGTGATGAGCGTCCCGCTTTCGTTCGGCTCCGACTTCTTCTCGGACATGGTTGCGGCGTATGAGCGGTCGCAGCCGAAGCCCAGGGTGCTGCTTTGTTCGTTCCCGCACAACCCGACCACTGCGGTCGTAGATCTCGATTTCTTCGCGCAGCTCGTGGAGTTTGCGAAACAGCGGCAGATGGTGATCGTTCACGACCTCGCGTACGCCGATCTCGTGTTCGGGGAAGAGCGCGCGCCGTCGCTGCTCCAGGTCCCGGGGGCGAAGGACGTCGGGATCGAGTTCTTCTCGATGTCCAAGTCGTATTCGATGGCGGGATGGCGCCTCGCTTTCGCGGTGGGCAACGCCGAGCTTGTCGGCGCGCTCACGAAGTTGAAGTCCTATCTTGACTACGGGGTGTTCCAGCCGATCCAGATCGCCGGGATCATCGCCTTGAACGAGTGCACCGAGGTGCCGAAGCAGATCCGCGAGATCTACCTCAGCCGACGCGACGCCCTGTGTGACGGGTTGGACCGCATCGGCTGGTCGATGATGAGGCCCCCCGCGACGATGTTCGCGTGGGCGGAGATCCCGGAGCCGTTCCGCGCGATGGGCTCCCTCGAGTTCTCGAAGTACCTCGTGCGCGAGGCGAGGGTGGCCGTGTCGCCCGGCGTCGGGTTCGGGCAGTTGGGTGACAACTACGTCCGCTTCGCCCTGGTCGAGAACGAGCAGCGCATCCGCCAAGCCGTCCGAGGGATCCGCAGAGCCCTAGAGCAAGGGCCCCCCAGCTAG
- a CDS encoding TetR/AcrR family transcriptional regulator, with protein MTQRRLTKRGSQRREQVLEAAARLFAEQGYHGAAVGDICDEVGVGKGVFYWYFPSKEALFSELLQSSLLQLRRAQQSVIEGIDDPVQRLEAGIKASIEFFRSKPGFLSLIRTAARYDEFAGFVEKGQQIIAADTAVHIKEGMATGSIRQGDPELMAHGILGAIFHFVEVYFGTYPETSGDRPELAAEAADFCLAGLRER; from the coding sequence ATGACGCAGCGGAGGCTCACGAAACGGGGTTCCCAGAGGCGCGAGCAGGTCCTCGAGGCCGCCGCCCGTCTCTTCGCAGAGCAGGGCTACCACGGTGCGGCGGTGGGCGACATCTGCGACGAGGTCGGCGTCGGCAAGGGCGTCTTTTACTGGTACTTCCCGTCCAAAGAGGCCTTGTTCTCGGAGCTCCTGCAGAGCTCGTTGCTGCAGCTACGACGCGCGCAGCAATCGGTGATCGAGGGAATCGACGATCCCGTTCAACGGCTCGAGGCCGGCATCAAAGCCTCCATCGAGTTCTTCCGCAGCAAGCCCGGATTCTTGAGCCTCATCCGCACGGCCGCCCGCTACGACGAGTTCGCCGGCTTCGTCGAAAAGGGTCAGCAGATCATCGCCGCCGACACCGCCGTCCACATCAAAGAGGGCATGGCAACGGGCTCGATCAGGCAGGGAGACCCGGAGCTGATGGCGCACGGGATCCTCGGCGCGATCTTCCACTTCGTCGAGGTCTACTTCGGCACCTACCCCGAGACGTCGGGAGACCGTCCCGAGCTCGCCGCGGAGGCCGCCGACTTCTGCCTGGCGGGTCTGCGCGAGCGCTAG
- a CDS encoding cyclic 2,3-diphosphoglycerate synthase — MVEVSSRRRVVIVGAAGRDFHNFNVRYREDPLVDVVAFTATQIPGIENRTYPAAIAGPLYPQGIPIRPEDDLEQIVHGQHVDEVVFSYSDVSHETVMHLASRALAAGADFTLLGPRSTMVGATVPVVAIAAVRTGSGKSQTTRAVSRILKGAGKRVAVVRHPMPYGRLEEQVAQRFESYEDLLAADCTIEEREEYEPHLAQGSIVYAGIDYAEILRRAQQEVDIVVWDGGNNDLPFFAPDVHITVADPLRVGHETTYHPGETNLRMADVVVINKVDSAKLEDLERLRATIEAVNPGAHVVEAQSPITLDEDTSLKGKKVLVVEDGPTLTHGEMTYGAGVVAAKRAGAASLVDAKPWASGTIKDVYAKYPHIGTLLPAMGYSDRQRKDLSDTINASDADVVVVATPIDLRKVCDIRKPAVRATYELEEISTPTLKDILTKRLSL; from the coding sequence ATGGTGGAAGTGTCGAGCAGGCGACGCGTCGTGATCGTGGGAGCCGCAGGTCGCGACTTCCACAACTTCAACGTTCGCTATCGCGAGGACCCGTTGGTCGACGTCGTGGCGTTCACCGCCACCCAGATCCCCGGGATCGAGAACCGTACGTATCCGGCCGCGATCGCTGGGCCGCTGTACCCGCAGGGGATCCCGATCCGTCCCGAGGACGACCTCGAGCAGATCGTGCACGGGCAACACGTGGACGAGGTCGTCTTCTCCTACTCAGATGTGTCGCACGAGACGGTCATGCACCTTGCATCGCGCGCTCTCGCTGCGGGGGCAGACTTCACGCTACTGGGGCCCCGCTCCACGATGGTGGGCGCGACCGTTCCCGTCGTTGCCATCGCGGCCGTCCGCACGGGGTCTGGGAAGTCGCAGACGACCCGCGCGGTCTCGCGCATCTTGAAAGGGGCGGGCAAGAGGGTGGCGGTGGTTCGGCATCCCATGCCCTACGGCCGGCTCGAGGAGCAGGTCGCGCAGCGGTTCGAGAGCTACGAGGACCTGCTCGCGGCGGACTGCACCATCGAGGAGCGTGAGGAGTATGAGCCCCATCTCGCGCAGGGCTCGATCGTCTACGCGGGGATCGACTACGCGGAGATCTTGAGACGCGCGCAGCAAGAGGTCGACATCGTGGTCTGGGACGGCGGCAACAACGACCTCCCGTTCTTCGCCCCGGACGTTCACATCACTGTTGCAGACCCGCTGCGCGTCGGTCACGAGACCACCTACCACCCGGGCGAGACGAACCTCCGGATGGCGGATGTGGTGGTCATCAACAAGGTGGACTCGGCGAAGCTGGAGGACCTCGAGCGTCTACGCGCCACGATCGAAGCGGTGAACCCGGGCGCTCACGTCGTCGAGGCGCAGTCGCCGATCACGCTGGACGAGGACACGAGCCTCAAGGGGAAGAAGGTTCTCGTCGTCGAGGACGGCCCCACACTCACGCACGGTGAGATGACCTACGGAGCCGGAGTGGTCGCGGCCAAGCGCGCGGGGGCCGCATCGTTGGTCGACGCGAAGCCGTGGGCCAGCGGGACGATCAAAGACGTTTACGCGAAGTACCCGCACATCGGGACCTTGCTGCCCGCCATGGGGTACTCCGACCGGCAGCGCAAGGACCTGTCGGACACGATCAATGCGTCTGACGCAGACGTGGTCGTTGTGGCAACGCCGATAGACCTACGCAAGGTGTGCGACATCCGCAAACCCGCGGTGCGCGCGACCTACGAGCTAGAGGAGATCTCGACGCCGACGCTCAAGGACATCCTCACGAAGCGCCTGAGCCTCTAG
- a CDS encoding TIGR00300 family protein encodes MATEIITLEGHIMDTGTLPKALDEINASNASFEMLDLQIGTRHEHTSAARIKVIAESEEELTALIERLSQHGANTESIVDALLATADVAGAFPPGFYSTTNLRTEVRIEGRWVEVSRPEMDCGIVVREGRARTIPMADVETGMQIVMGGLGVRVTPPERPEGAGEAFSFMSSDVSSEKPKALLVEQVASQMRSVKASGRRILWVAGPAVVHTGSAPDLCALIRAGYVDALFAGNGVAAHDIESNMFGTSLGVNLAQGIAAEHGHEHHIRAINEIRRHGSFRAAIDAGVFAGGIVYELVKHGCDYIFGGSVRDDGPLPEVVTDMREVQHLLRHVIWGDGDENPIGFCIVVGTMLHGIATGNCLPAHVPLVCVDINQATVTKLMDRGSFQSIGIITDVGLFIRELAEKLAREELRPAGADAEVRTAGSRTTL; translated from the coding sequence ATGGCGACTGAGATCATCACGCTCGAGGGCCACATCATGGATACGGGCACGCTGCCGAAGGCTCTCGACGAGATCAACGCCAGCAACGCGAGTTTCGAGATGCTGGACCTTCAGATCGGCACGCGGCACGAACACACGTCGGCCGCACGGATCAAAGTAATCGCGGAGTCGGAAGAGGAGCTCACGGCACTCATCGAGCGGCTGAGCCAGCACGGAGCGAACACGGAGAGCATCGTCGACGCCTTGCTGGCGACCGCCGACGTCGCGGGCGCGTTCCCTCCCGGCTTCTACTCCACCACCAACCTGAGAACAGAGGTGCGGATAGAGGGCCGCTGGGTCGAGGTCTCGCGACCAGAGATGGACTGCGGCATCGTCGTCCGCGAAGGGCGCGCCCGCACGATCCCGATGGCGGACGTCGAGACCGGTATGCAGATCGTGATGGGAGGACTCGGGGTCAGGGTCACGCCTCCCGAACGACCCGAGGGCGCGGGAGAAGCCTTCTCGTTCATGTCGTCGGACGTCTCGAGCGAGAAGCCGAAGGCCCTCCTGGTCGAGCAAGTCGCGAGCCAGATGCGTTCGGTGAAGGCGTCTGGACGCCGGATCCTGTGGGTGGCGGGTCCCGCCGTCGTCCACACCGGATCGGCTCCGGACCTATGCGCTTTGATCCGCGCCGGGTACGTGGACGCCCTCTTCGCCGGGAACGGGGTGGCCGCGCACGACATCGAATCCAACATGTTCGGGACGTCGTTGGGCGTCAACCTGGCGCAGGGAATCGCGGCCGAGCACGGGCACGAGCACCACATCCGCGCCATCAACGAGATCAGAAGACACGGCTCCTTCAGAGCGGCGATCGACGCGGGAGTGTTCGCCGGCGGCATCGTGTACGAGCTGGTGAAGCACGGGTGCGACTACATCTTCGGGGGAAGCGTGCGTGACGACGGCCCCCTACCGGAGGTCGTGACGGATATGCGCGAGGTGCAACATCTGCTGCGCCACGTCATCTGGGGCGACGGCGACGAGAACCCGATCGGCTTCTGCATCGTCGTCGGGACGATGTTGCACGGGATCGCGACCGGTAACTGCCTACCTGCGCACGTCCCTCTCGTCTGCGTCGACATCAATCAAGCAACGGTCACGAAGCTCATGGATCGCGGCTCGTTCCAATCGATCGGCATCATCACCGACGTCGGGTTGTTCATCCGCGAGCTGGCGGAGAAGCTCGCGCGGGAGGAGCTCCGTCCCGCGGGGGCAGACGCCGAGGTAAGAACCGCAGGATCCCGTACCACGCTGTGA
- a CDS encoding alpha/beta fold hydrolase: MQQELEIREGAEEFTLGSGPVGALLIHGFTGSPKSMRGLGEHLAEKGLSVRGIRLPGHGTSWEELNLKNADDWVQALDTEFLDFSAEHEEVFLVGLSFGAALAIDCAVRRPDQVAGVVAIAPFLFTKDPLRFAAPVVGKVLKSFPGVGNDICEPGQDELCYDRLPVRAVPHMLRFAARAKRLLPSLRVPILTMHSRNDHTAPPEASQVIVDQAGSTDKEVVWFERSYHVITMDHDRHEVFERTYDFITKRVKHGD; the protein is encoded by the coding sequence ATGCAACAGGAGCTAGAGATCCGCGAGGGGGCCGAGGAGTTCACGCTCGGTAGTGGCCCCGTGGGCGCGTTGTTGATCCACGGCTTCACCGGCAGCCCGAAGTCGATGCGGGGTCTGGGCGAGCATCTCGCCGAGAAGGGCCTGTCGGTTCGCGGCATCCGGCTGCCGGGGCACGGGACCTCGTGGGAGGAGCTCAACCTCAAGAACGCCGACGACTGGGTGCAGGCGCTGGACACGGAGTTCCTCGATTTCTCGGCGGAGCACGAAGAGGTGTTCCTCGTCGGTCTCTCCTTCGGAGCCGCCCTCGCGATCGATTGCGCGGTGCGTCGCCCGGACCAGGTCGCCGGCGTCGTCGCCATCGCCCCGTTCCTCTTCACCAAAGACCCGCTGCGGTTCGCGGCTCCGGTCGTCGGAAAGGTGCTGAAGTCATTCCCGGGCGTCGGCAACGACATCTGCGAGCCGGGTCAAGACGAGCTCTGTTACGACCGGCTGCCGGTCCGGGCCGTCCCACACATGTTGAGGTTCGCCGCGCGCGCCAAACGCCTGCTCCCGAGCCTCCGCGTGCCGATCCTCACGATGCACAGCCGTAACGACCACACCGCTCCACCGGAGGCCTCGCAGGTGATCGTGGACCAAGCTGGCTCCACGGATAAGGAAGTCGTGTGGTTCGAGCGCTCGTATCACGTGATCACGATGGACCACGACCGTCACGAGGTGTTCGAGCGGACCTACGACTTCATCACGAAGAGGGTCAAGCATGGCGACTGA